The proteins below come from a single Synechococcus sp. WH 8101 genomic window:
- a CDS encoding PspA/IM30 family protein: MGFFDRLSRLLRANLNDLVSKAEDPVKILDQSVADMQTDLVKLRQAVAMAIASQKRLRNQADQAEAQAATWYERAELALKKGEEGLAREALARRKTFQETATSLSGQLQGQDAQVETLKKSLVALEGKIAEARTKKDMLKARAQAAQAQQQLQSAVGNLGTNSAMAAFERMEDKVQALEASSQAAAELAGADLESQFASLEGGSDVDDELASLRQRLEGGPEAVALPAGEPSDSTKVEPVKVAEVDADLEELRKSIDKL; this comes from the coding sequence ATGGGTTTCTTCGATCGGCTCAGTCGTCTGCTTCGGGCCAACCTCAACGATCTGGTGAGCAAGGCGGAGGATCCGGTCAAGATTCTCGATCAGTCGGTTGCCGACATGCAGACCGACCTGGTCAAGCTGCGTCAGGCGGTGGCGATGGCCATTGCCAGTCAGAAGCGGTTGCGCAATCAGGCCGATCAGGCCGAGGCCCAGGCGGCTACCTGGTATGAACGGGCTGAACTGGCCCTGAAGAAAGGGGAGGAGGGGTTGGCCCGTGAGGCCCTGGCCCGCCGTAAGACCTTCCAGGAGACCGCAACGTCGCTCTCAGGCCAGCTGCAGGGTCAGGACGCTCAGGTGGAGACCCTCAAGAAGAGCCTGGTGGCCCTCGAGGGCAAGATCGCCGAAGCGCGCACCAAGAAGGACATGCTCAAGGCCCGGGCCCAGGCGGCCCAGGCGCAGCAGCAGCTGCAGAGTGCTGTGGGCAATCTCGGCACCAACTCGGCCATGGCAGCGTTTGAGCGCATGGAAGACAAGGTGCAGGCCTTGGAGGCCAGCAGCCAGGCTGCAGCCGAGCTGGCTGGCGCCGATCTGGAGAGTCAGTTCGCTTCCCTCGAGGGTGGCAGTGATGTGGATGATGAACTGGCTTCCTTACGGCAGCGACTGGAGGGTGGACCGGAAGCGGTGGCCTTGCCAGCCGGCGAGCCCTCCGATTCAACCAAGGTCGAGCCCGTGAAGGTGGCGGAGGTGGATGCCGATCTCGAGGAGCTGCGCAAGTCGATCGACAAGCTCTGA
- a CDS encoding DUF721 domain-containing protein, protein MARAPRSQRRRFGRGELMQAAEPAAAKPLLGCLESLQRDWRSQGSIAAIWQDWPGLAGAQLAPHCRPLSFHGGLLTVGASQPQWRQALQYSRPQLLAALRSAGHAIRDLRIQQHHAPTLPELDSEESIWARHPSRIDVHGLATCPQCQSPAPAGEMALWGHCGFCRRQRLASSDRASLSSAPDEARANQT, encoded by the coding sequence ATGGCACGGGCGCCCCGGTCCCAGCGTCGTCGTTTCGGCCGAGGCGAGCTGATGCAGGCGGCGGAACCAGCCGCGGCCAAGCCACTGCTGGGCTGCCTGGAAAGCCTGCAACGCGACTGGCGTTCGCAAGGATCGATCGCCGCGATCTGGCAGGACTGGCCGGGCTTGGCCGGAGCCCAACTCGCTCCGCACTGCCGTCCTCTCAGTTTCCATGGAGGGCTGCTCACCGTGGGAGCCAGCCAACCCCAATGGCGGCAGGCACTCCAGTACAGCCGCCCCCAGCTGCTGGCCGCGCTGCGGAGCGCTGGGCACGCGATTCGCGACCTGCGCATCCAGCAACACCACGCACCGACGCTTCCCGAGCTGGACAGCGAAGAGTCCATCTGGGCGCGCCATCCCAGCCGCATCGATGTGCACGGACTCGCCACCTGTCCGCAATGCCAGAGCCCGGCCCCTGCTGGGGAGATGGCGCTCTGGGGCCATTGCGGCTTCTGCCGGCGCCAGCGGCTGGCCAGCAGCGACAGGGCCTCGCTCAGTAGCGCTCCGGACGAGGCGCGCGCCAATCAGACCTGA